Proteins encoded in a region of the Planctomycetaceae bacterium genome:
- a CDS encoding iron-containing alcohol dehydrogenase, with amino-acid sequence MQNFTFHNPVKIVFGKNTISQLNTLIDPKARVLLTYGGGSIKKNGVYKQVKAALKKRSVFEFGGIEPNPTFETLSRAVAFGRKQKVDFILAVGGGSVMDGSKFIAAAIPFNGKDTWRIVTSGGELIKTAIPMGTVVTLPATGSEMNSFGVISKLSTKEKLAFGSPFTYPKFSILDPQTTYSLDKKQLRNGIVDAFVHVSEQYATKDLNTPLQNRFAESIYKTLIEIAPAVMNVKKDYDARASFMWCATMALNGTIACGVQQDWSTHGIGHEMTAFFGLAHAETLAIVLPAMWKYELKNKADKLAMLAENIFGVKKGSKKQKANAAIEKTIKFFNSLGMPTSLKKYNLTPKDCELVVERAAQRKWSIGENGDINPKALRKIFALAK; translated from the coding sequence ATGCAAAACTTTACGTTTCACAATCCGGTCAAAATCGTATTCGGCAAAAACACAATCTCGCAATTAAACACGCTTATTGACCCAAAAGCACGCGTTTTGTTAACTTACGGCGGCGGGTCGATTAAGAAAAACGGCGTTTACAAACAGGTAAAGGCTGCTCTGAAAAAACGCAGTGTCTTTGAGTTTGGCGGTATTGAGCCGAACCCGACTTTTGAAACTTTGAGCAGAGCCGTTGCGTTTGGCAGAAAGCAAAAAGTCGATTTCATTCTCGCCGTCGGCGGCGGTTCTGTTATGGACGGCTCGAAATTCATCGCCGCGGCAATTCCTTTCAATGGCAAAGACACCTGGCGGATTGTTACCTCTGGCGGCGAACTTATTAAAACCGCAATTCCGATGGGAACGGTAGTAACGCTTCCCGCGACAGGTTCGGAAATGAACTCGTTTGGTGTTATTTCGAAATTAAGCACAAAGGAAAAACTTGCCTTTGGCAGTCCTTTTACATATCCGAAATTTTCGATACTCGACCCGCAGACAACATACTCGCTCGATAAAAAACAATTGCGCAACGGCATCGTCGATGCTTTTGTCCACGTCAGCGAACAATACGCGACAAAAGATTTGAACACGCCATTGCAGAATAGATTCGCCGAATCGATTTACAAAACGCTTATCGAAATCGCACCTGCGGTAATGAACGTCAAAAAAGATTATGACGCCCGCGCGAGTTTTATGTGGTGTGCGACGATGGCACTCAACGGCACGATTGCCTGCGGCGTTCAGCAGGACTGGAGCACTCACGGCATTGGCCACGAGATGACCGCGTTCTTCGGACTGGCTCACGCTGAAACTCTGGCGATTGTTTTGCCCGCGATGTGGAAATATGAATTGAAAAACAAAGCGGACAAACTTGCGATGCTTGCTGAAAATATTTTCGGCGTAAAAAAAGGCTCGAAAAAACAAAAAGCGAATGCAGCGATTGAAAAGACGATTAAATTTTTCAATTCGCTTGGTATGCCGACTTCGCTGAAAAAATATAATCTCACGCCGAAGGATTGCGAACTCGTGGTTGAACGCGCAGCCCAAAGAAAATGGAGCATCGGCGAAAACGGTGATATTAATCCCAAAGCTCTGCGGAAAATTTTTGCATTAGCAAAATAA